A single region of the Drosophila teissieri strain GT53w unplaced genomic scaffold, Prin_Dtei_1.1 Segkk13_quiver_pilon_scaf, whole genome shotgun sequence genome encodes:
- the LOC122625598 gene encoding uncharacterized protein LOC122625598: protein MQHSPRKSARLNGGEATPITTVSQQPVSSGAGTRTRVNITAASIPCPATTVTTVASQPRRTAVTAASSVPEVNQPLALELMERIAALERELEKARSLESVSTANCAPIAVGPSAVGANSGASGRPPFWSDQPIPTSNGEALHNGVGSVPYNGDGASGAACTLPPSSSGPPLLTTSNYFVEPLCATGTAQPAHGLVLPGVSIHNAATALVGSYAATTPSGIQGAYGPRKLPDLPIFGGQPEEWPIFSCAFVETTRAYNCTDLENNQRLLKALKDEAREAVKALLIHPGNVSAVMEQLRFRFGRPEQLIRSQLNNVREVQPISEHNLAKIIPFATRVSNLTFLQSAKAEQHLGNPTLMEELVAKLPTSKRVDWARHAATIAPFPTVVHFSAWLQEYANVVCTVLDVEGKEPRRRLLHASVDHNECDQQDDRHGGCPICGGQHGILNCREFIGASPQERWSNVKRHRLCFNCLRSGHTARSCYTQGECQINGCRREHHRLLHGADEERRPLQRDGFRRHEGNQQPAVSRRSPARRPSLRGGHRDQERNRQPAVPSNSLERGAPREAGTPMQRNLSCVDAEGGRLLFRILPVTLYGAGRKVDTYALLDEGSSVTMIDDELRKDLGVQGERRQLNIQWFGGKATREPTNVVSLKISGVGKPTRHVLKNVYAVSSLSLPMQTLSRRDVQGVHRDARLPMKPYSNVVPKLLIGLDHGHLGLPLGTRWFVREGPYAAATELGWVVFGPVSGQPTTPSPRSCLLAVSVDDAMEKMVEDYFDMENFGVKPAPPVAASDDVRAERILEDTTVKVGRRYQTGLLWKDDHVVLPPSYEMAYRRLVNVEKKMKRNKPLAQEYDRIIKDYVSKGYARRLQPEEVAVRSDRLWYLPHFGVENPNKPGKVRLVFDAAAKVGGTSLNSELGKRPQHYKPLPAVLFHFREGAVRVCGDIKEMFHQVLIRPEDRCSQRFLWRDGDDERDPDVYEMNYRDSNPRAVKAITDYHYVDDYVDSFATESEAISVSTRVKEIHKDAGFELCKFSSSSPTVETALGPGRVKSVGWGEAEEKILGMRWQVATDDFRFNVEYHRVPSSVLSGDRVPTKREYLSLVMSTFDPLGFLCCLMVTAKLLLREIWRQKIQWDEPLPEELSKAFAIWRKEMDAVGQFRCPRHYFGRGAVRAVELHVFVGASQAAFAAVAYWRVTYEDDDVQVSFVSAKTKCAPMRTMTIPRLELQAAVLGTRLMNTVKEEHSVVITDLVLWTDSKAVLRWIGSTHRRYKQFVGNRVAEILESSKVSQWRWVPTADNAADDATRSQKEVDLSQESRWLRGPAFLRQPAASWPGPEEGSERVPDAPDEEEMPSEFALVAADDFVIPFQRFASFSRLVRTTAWVLRFARWCRKQRNELEEYVLTAAECKAAENLLVRQAQLESFPDEMRSAETGQDVARSSDIRGLVPYLDENGILRTDEASKCGCYDCKDPDKVLGHKDEACDAESHLIVQRVQVAASAADAADNGTPSGRQTGDSNTQDWTTLGHCWAIHLELAHDLSTDSCIIAIRNFVCRRGPVYRLRSDNGKNFVGADREARRFGDVFEMEKLQSELSSRSIEWVFNCPANPSEGGVWERMVQCVKRVLRHTLKEVAPRDHVLESFLIEAENIVNSRPLTHLPVDADQEAPLTPNDLLKGVANLPDTPGLDAELPKEGFTRKQWRIARLLRDRFWRRWVMEYLPTLVRREKWCRRTEPIHQGDMVFVCDPALARRDWRKGIVEEIYSGADGVVRRAKVRVNDNGLSRTMMRPVSKLAVLDLSEAVLHGVGDVADRILLSIG, encoded by the exons ATGCAGCATTCCCCCAGGAAGAGTGCCCGGCTGAACGGAGGGGAAGCCACCCCTATAACAACAGTGAGTCAGCAGCCAGTCAGTAGTGGAGCAGGAACTCGGACGCGGGTGAACATCACGGCGGCGTCGATTCCTTGCCCGGCCACTACGGTGACTACAGTAGCTTCCCAACCTAGAAGAACTGCTGTCACAGCTGCGAGTTCAGTACCGGAGGTGAACCAGCCCCTCGCGTTGGAACTCATGGAGAGGATCGCAGCGTTGGAgagggagctggagaaggctaGATCCCTGGAAAGTGTGAGCACCGCCAATTGCGCGCCAATCGCAGTTGGCCCAAGCGCAGTTGGCGCCAACAGTGGAGCGTCGGGGCGGCCGCCATTTTGGAGCGACCAGCCAATACCCACATCTAACGGAGAGGCCTTACATAACGGGGTCGGGTCGGTGCCATACAACGGTGACGGTGCGAGCGGTGCGGCCTGCACGCTGCCGCCATCTTCGAGTGGACCGCCATTGCTAACGACAAGCAACTATTTTGTGGAGCCACTGTGTGCTACAGGCACTGCGCAGCCAGCGCATGGACTCGTGCTACCGGGCGTGAGCATCCACAATGCGGCAACAGCACTTGTCGGATCCTACGCCGCGACGACGCCGAGTGGAATCCAGGGAGCATATGGGCCAAGGAAGCTTCCGGACTTGCCTATATTTGGAGGGCAGCCCGAGGAGTGGCCGATCTTCAGCTGTGCGTTCGTGGAGACGACCCGAGCGTACAACTGCACGGACCTGGAGAACAACCAGAGGTTGTTAAAGGCGCTGAAGGATGAAGCGCGCGAGGCCGTGAAGGCGCTATTGATTCATCCAGGAAATGTCAGCGCCGtgatggagcagctgcgcttTAGGTTCGGCCGACCGGAGCAGCTTATACGCAGCCAGCTCAACAACGTGCGAGAGGTGCAGCCAATTTCGGAGCACAATTTGGCGAAGATCATTCCCTTCGCAACCCGAGTGAGTAACCTCACCTTCTTGCAGTCAGCGAAGGCGGAGCAGCACCTGGGGAACCCAACCCTCATGGAGGAGCTTGTGGCCAAGCTGCCAACGAGCAAGCGAGTGGACTGGGCCAGGCATGCTGCAACGATTGCGCCCTTTCCCACTGTAGTCCACTTCAGCGCGTGGCTACAGGAGTACGCAAACGTGGTGTGCACGGTTTTGGACGTCGAGGGAAAGGAGCCGAGGCGTCGACTTCTACATGCAAGCGTCGACCATAATGAATGCGATCAACAGGATGATCGGCATGGAGGTTGTCCCATCTGTGGAGGACAGCATGGAATATTGAACTGCAGAGAATTTATTGGAGCCTCGCCACAGGAAAGGTGGAGCAATGTGAAGAGGCATCGGCTCTGCTTCAATTGCCTGCGAAGCGGGCACACGGCTAGATCCTGCTATACGCAAGGTGAGTGCCAGATTAATGGATGCCGAAGGGAGCATCACCGTCTGCTACATGGTGCGGACGAGGAGCGAAGGCCGCTGCAGCGAGATGGCTTCAGACGCCACGAAGggaaccagcagccagcagtttCCAGACGCAGCCCGGCCAGGAGGCCTTCGCTACGAGGTGGTCACAGGGACCAGGAGAGGAACCGGCAGCCAGCCGTTCCCAGCAACAGCCTGGAGAGAGGAGCTCCGCGTGAAGCGGGAACGCCCATGCAGAGGAATTTGAGCTGCGTTGACGCCGAAGGAGGCCGTCTACTGTTCCGTATACTGCCGGTTACGCTGTACGGAGCGGGGCGAAAGGTGGATACGTATGCGCTCCTAGATGAGGGATCCTCCGTCACGATGATCGACGACGAGCTACGAAAGGATCTTGGAGTGCAAGGAGAGCGTCGGCAGCTAAATATCCAATGGTTTGGAGGTAAGGCAACCAGAGAGCCTACCAACGTGGTGAGTCTGAAGATAAGTGGAGTTGGAAAGCCCACTCGCCATGTATTGAAAAACGTTTATGCCGTTTCGAGTTTGAGTTTGCCGATGCAGACATTGAGCCGACGAGATGTCCAGGGCGTGCACAGGGATGCGCGTCTGCCGATGAAGCCTTACAGCAACGTGGTGCCGAAGCTGCTCATCGGCCTGGATCACGGACATCTGGGGTTGCCACTTGGGACGAGGTGGTTCGTTCGAGAGGGACCGTATGCGGCCGCAACCgagctgggctgggttgtgtttGGGCCTGTAAGTGGGCAACCGACCACGCCGTCACCGAGGTCCTGCCTACTTGCCGTGTCAGTGGATGACGCGATGGAAAAGATGGTGGAGGACTACTTCGACATGGAGAACTTTGGAGTGAAGCCCGCGCCGCcggtcgcagccagcgacgaTGTTCGGGCCGAAAGGATACTCGAAGACACCACGGTGAAAGTGGGGCGTCGCTACCAGACGGGATTACTTTGGAAGGACGACCACGTTGTGCTGCCACCGAGCTATGAGATGGCGTACAGGAGGCTGGTCAACGTCGAGAAGAAGATGAAGCGCAACAAGCCGTTGGCGCAGGAATACGATCGAATTATAAAGGATTACGTGTCTAAAGGATACGCGAGGAGGCTGCAGCCGGAGGAGGTCGCGGTAAGGAGCGATCGCCTATGgtatttgccacattttggtgtcgaaaacccaaacaagcCCGGCAAGGTACGGCTCGTGTTTGATGCTGCAGCCAAAGTTGGAGGAACCTCGCTAAACTCGGAGCTGGGCAAAAGGCCTCAGCACTATAAGCCTTtgccagctgtgctctttcaCTTCAGAGAGGGAGCCGTCAGAGTCTGCGGTGACATCAAGGAGATGTTCCACCAAGTGCTGATCCGACCCGAGGATAGATGTTCCCAACGATTCCTCTGGAGAGATGGCGACGACGAGAGAGATCCGGATGTCTACGAGATGAAC TATCGGGATTCGAATCCGAGAGCGGTCAAGGCCATCACCGACTACCATTATGTCGATGACTACGTGGACAGTTTCGCTACAGAGAGCGAGGCTATCAGCGTATCTACCCGAGTGAAGGAGATACACAAGGATGCTGGATtcgaattatgcaaattttcatCCAGCTCACCCACCGTGGAGACGGCTTTAGGACCTGGTCGAGTCAAGAGCGTCGGATGGGGTGAGGCTGAAGAGAAGATCCTCGGAATGCGTTGGCAAGTAGCAACAGATGACTTCAGATTCAACGTGGAGTATCATCGAGTGCCAAGCAGCGTCCTGAGTGGAGATCGAGTCCCTACGAAGAGGGAATATTTGAGCCTGGTGATGTCAACGTTCGATCCCCTGGGATTCCTGTGCTGCCTCATGGTTACAgcgaagctgctgctgcgagagATTTGGAGGCAGAAGATCCAGTGGGACGAACCACTACCGGAGGAGTTAAGCAAAGCCTTTGCGATTTGGCGCAAAGAGATGGACGCCGTGGGACAGTTCCGATGTCCGCGCCATTATTTTGGGCGTGGAGCAGTCCGGGCCGTAGAGTTGCACGTCTTCGTGGGTGCTAGTCAGGCAGCATTCGCGGCGGTGGCCTATTGGAGGGTCACATATGAGGACGACGACGTGCAGGTGAGCTTCGTGAGTGCGAAGACGAAGTGTGCCCCAATGAGAACGATGACGATCCCACGGCTGGAGCTGCAGGCAGCAGTTCTTGGAACCAGGCTAATGAACACTGTCAAGGAGGAGCACAGTGTGGTCATCACGGACCTGGTGTTATGGACGGACTCCAAGGCGGTGCTGAGATGGATCGGCAGCACCCACCGCCGGTATAAGCAGTTTGTTGGCAACCGAGTGGCGGAGATTTTGGAGTCGTCGAAGGTTTCCCAATGGAGATGGGTGCCTACAGCCGACAATGCGGCTGATGATGCGACGCGGTCGCAGAAAGAAGTCGACCTTAGCCAGGAATCAAGGTGGCTAAGAGGACCTGCATTTttgaggcagccagcagccagctggcCGGGGCCTGAGGAAGGATCTGAGCGTGTTCCAGATGCCCCTGATGAAGAAGAGATGCCCAGTGAGTTTGCATTAGTTGCGGCAGACGATTTTGTTATTCCGTTTCAGAGATTCGCAAGCTTCAGTCGCCTGGTGAGGACCACAGCCTGGGTCCTACGGTTTGCGCGCTGGTGCCGCAAACAGCGAAACGAGCTCGAGGAATACGTCCTTACTGCAGCAGAATGTAAGGCCGCGGAGAACCTGTTGGTCAGACAGGCACAATTGGAGTCGTTCCCCGACGAGATGAGGTCGGCGGAAACTGGACAGGACGTCGCTAGATCGAGCGACATTCGAGGGTTGGTGCCCTACCTAGACGAGAACGGGATTCTGCGTACA GATGAAGCATCAAAATGTGGATGCTACGATTGCAAAGATCCGGACAAAGTTCTGGGTCACAAAGATGAGGCGTGTGATGCGGAGAGTCATCTCATCGTGCAACGAGTGCAAGTTGCAGCGAGCGCGGCCGATGCCGCCGATAATGGGACCCCATCCGGAAGACAGACTGGCGATTCAAATACACAGGACTGGACTACTTTGGGCCACTGCTG GGCGATTCACCTGGAGCTGGCGCATGACCTGTCAACGGATTCCTGCATAATTGCGATCAGGAACTTCGTCTGCCGTAGAGGGCCAGTATATAGACTGCGCAGCGATAACGGCAAGAACTTCGTGGGAGCTGACAGGGAAGCCAGGCGCTTTGGTGACGTATTCGAGATGGAGAAGCTTCAGAGTGAGTTGTCAAGCAGAAGCATTGAATGGGTTTTTAATTGTCCAGCGAACCCGTCTGAGGGCGGAGTTTGGGAGCGCATGGTGCAGTGCGTCAAACGAGTACTGCGTCATACCCTGAAGGAAGTTGCGCCGAGGGACCATGTATTGGAGAGTTTCCTGATTGAGGCGGAGAATATTGTAAACTCGCGTCCGCTCACCCACTTGCCTGTGGATGCGGACCAGGAGGCGCCGTTGACGCCAAACGATCTACTCAAGGGAGTAGCCAATCTGCCGGATACGCCTGGATTGGATGCGGAGCTGCCCAAGGAGGGTTTTACGAGGAAGCAGTGGAGGATTGCTCGCCTGTTACGAGACCGTTTCTGGAGGAGGTGGGTCATGGAGTACCTGCCTACGCTTGTGCGCCGCGAGAAGTGGTGCCGTCGAACGGAGCCCATCCATCAGGGTGATATGGTCTTCGTCTGCGATCCTGCCTTGGCCCGACGAGATTGGCGCAAGGGCATCGTGGAGGAGATCTACAGCGGAGCTGATGGAGTCGTCAGACGCGCTAAGGTGCGCGTGAACGACAACGGCCTATCTAGGACAATGATGCGACCCGTCTCTAAACTTGCAGTTTTGGATTTGAGTGAAGCGGTTCTTCACGGGGTCGGGGATGTCGCGGATCGAatattgttatcgataggctAG